From the genome of Mucilaginibacter paludis DSM 18603:
ACTGAGTTATTGGGTTAATAGGTTATTAAGTTATTGGATGAATCATTAATGGTTATTGAGCAATTAGATGATTGGTTATTGGGTTAATAGGTTACTGGATAATTGTTAATGATTTTTTATTGGTTATTGAATAATGTGAGAGGACCCAACCAAAAGCAAAACCAACATCCCAAAACAAAATTTAATTGAATTCGCCTTCCTTGCGAAAATAAATATACACAACGGCTATTTTACGATAAAAAATAGCCGTTTCTGATTTCAAAACAGCGGTCTTTTAGTTTAGCCCCACCTAACCCCATGATGAAAAGTCAATAATGAAGTAACCAATAACTAAATAACCAATAACCTATTAACTGAATAACCAATAACTAAATAACCAATAACCTAATAACAAATAACTGAATAACCAATAACCTAATAACTCAGTAACCCAATAACCAATAACTACTCCTCCATCTCCCCTTCCCACTTGCTCACAACGGCGGTGGCCATGGCATTGCCTAATACGTTGGTTGCCGAGCGGCCCATGTCCAGCAGCGGGTCAATCCCAATTAGCAGGGCCAGGCCGGCTTCGGGGATATTAAAGGCCGAAATGGTTCCGGCAATCACTACCAGCGATGCACGGGGCACACCAGCTATTCCTTTGCTGGTGAGCATCAGGATGAGCAGCATGGTAAATTGCTGGGCGGTAGAAAGGTGAATATTATACGCTTGCGCGATAAACAGGGAGGCAAACGTCATGTACATCATGGAGCCGTCCAGGTTAAAGGAGTAGCCTAAAGGCAGTACAAAGCTTACAATTTTATCCTTACAGCCAAATCGTTCCAGTTCAATTAATACACGCGGGTAGGCGGCCTCACTGGTTGATGTGCCGAAGGCTATCAGCATGGCATCCTTAATGCTGCTCACCAAGGTAAACACACGTTTTTTGAGCACCACAAAACCAGCCATGATAATAATGAGCCACAGTAACAACAGGCCCGAATAAAACTCACCAATAAAAATGGCGTAGGTTGATAATATCCCTAAACCCTGTTTGGCTACTATAGCTGTTATAGCTCCAAATACAGCCAGGGGTGCCAGCTTCATTACGTAGCCGGTAATCTTCATAATTACATGTGCTATGGCATCCATGGCTTTAATAACTATTAAACCCTGCGCTCCTACGGCAGCGGTGGCCACACCAAAAAATATGGCGAATACCACAATCTGCAAAATCTCGTTATTGGCCATGGCTTCAATAAAACTTTTAGGCACCACGTGGTTCATAAACTCTTTGAGCGAAAGGGCGCTTTTTTTAATATCCGTACCCAAATGGCTATCGGGCAAGGGGATGTGCATGTGGCTGCCCGGCTGGTACAGGTTAACCAATACCATACCCACTAAAAGCGATATGAGTGTAGCACTGATAAACCAAAGCATTGTTTTACCGCCAATGCGGCCTACGGCACTAATATCGCCAACTTTAGCTACTCCAACCACCAGCGTAGTAAATACCAGCGGCGCTACAATCATTTTAATGAGGCGTAAAAATATATCGCTCAAAATGGTAAAGCCTTCCAGTTTATCCTCGCGGATGGTATCGTTCTCTTTCCTTATTTTCAGTTGAGCCGATCTTTGCACTTTTAAATCTTTATAATCGGCAAGGGTAGTATCTTTCAATAAAACAATCCGGTTATCCAGCGTTTTAATAGTAGCCTCGGCGTTGGCTAACCTGTCGTTATAAGGTTTAAGCACGGTGATATTATAAATATACCCGGCAACTACGCCTGCCACTAAAGCTATAAAAATGAAAAGTGTAAGTTTGTTTTTAGGCATATGGGTAGTTTTATAAAGGTCTAAAACTACAACTAATTACTATTTTGTTGAAATTTTAAAGGAGTATATGGGTATTAAACAATACGGCTTACAGGAAATAAAGAAGGAACTACAGCAAATTAACGGTAAACAAGCGGTAGAGATTTGTTTGCGCATGGCGCGATATAAAAAAGAGAATAAAGAATTGCTGGCCTATTTATTATTTGATGCCGATGATGAATTATCCTTTGCCGAAAACTTTAAACAGGATATTGGCTTACAGATGAGTCAGGTACCATCGTTAAGCTACCAGGCTGCCAAGGTTTTACGTAAAATACTAAAGCAAATTACCAAGTATGCTAAATTTACCGGATCGAAACAGGTTGAAGTAGAACTGCTCATCAGCTTTAGCCGAAACTACCTGGAATATGTTGACAGGCGCACATCCTACAAACCACTCCGGATTATCCTGATCAAGCAACTCGAAAAAACAAAAAAAGCGATTGCAAAGCTGCACGAAGACTTGCAGTTTGATTATAACCTCGAATTTGATAATTTGCTTAACGATGCTATTCAACATTTACCCTGGCTGCATAAAGATGAACTGATGTTGTAACATTTTTTAGGGCAGTGCATCTAAACTTAAATTAACTAACAACGTGTCGAGCAAAGAAGCGGTTTTCAAGCAAATATTTGAAGCTAATTCAAAAAAGATTTTCCATTTATGCTACGGTTATACCGGCGATGACGACGCTGCGAACGACCTGCTTCAGGAAACTTTTTTGAAGGTTTGGCAAAATCTTGATAAGTTTAGAAACCAGGCCATGATATCTACCTGGATATACCGCATTGCCGTTAATACTTGTTTAACTTATTTACGATCGGAAAAGCGACAGGCCAAAGAGGAGTTGACACCGCTGATAGCAGATACCAGGCGCGAGGAGTTTAGCGAAAAAAACGAACAGGTGGCGCTACTCTATAAATGCATCTCCAAACTGGAAGAATCGGAAAGGATTATTATTACTATGGTATTAGACGAATTACCTTATCCGGAAATTGCCGATATATCGGGCATATCAGAAGGCAACCTACGGGTTAAAATTTATCGTATCAAACAAAAATTGACAGATTTATATAACCACTATGAAAGACTTTGAGCATTTAATGACGGTTTGGCAAAACCAGCCCGTTAAGGAGCAGCTTTCTGTGGATGAGGCGCTCAAACAGGTAAAGAAGGGGATGAGTGGGTTAAGGCTGAAAACCATGCAGGGCATCATAGGCATATCAATAGCGTTAGCCGTAATTGTGATCTCGTTATTGTTTGCCGTATTTACCTCATGGGCAAGTTATATTGGCTTATTAGCGCTGATCATCGGCATGAGCATTTATCTTTCTTTACAAATTGGAGACTACCGCACCATCTCGAGCCACGACCCTACCATCGACCCGGTTAAGTATTTAGATACCCTTAAAATTTATCAAAAACGCAGGGCCTATCTATACGACAGGTTTTACTATATCTACGCCGCCATTATTACCATTGGTATAGGCTTTTACACCGTTGAGGCGCTTGAAGGCAAGGCACTTTTAGTTAAACTGGTTTACTATGCCTTAACTACCGCCTTCATTGTATTTTGTTCCCTCTTCCTGAAAGACAGGATCATCAGCAATGAAAAAGAAAAAGTAAAGTTGATTATTGAAAAACTGGAGCGATTGAAAGATCAGTTTGAAGGATAGTGTTAAGTAAAAAAAACAGGGATGACGTTTGAACCTTATGGATTACCAAGCGCAGATAGCAAAAGTGCGCAAAGGCCTGACTGCACGCCGGGCCGGGTTTGGCCTGTAGGTGGAAGGATCGGGCAGTCTTGATTTTTTTGGTTACTTTTTGTATCAAGACAAAAAGTAACAAGCCCTTCCCGCGGCGATTGAGCGGGACGATATTGTAAGTTAAGAATACTGCTTGTCGGAGAAAAAATAGCACATTGACAATCAGCGCACCGAATATGATGGATACTTACCGCTTTTAAAAGGTCCCTCCTCGCGTCGGGATAACATGATGGAGAGCAAAATACAACCATTTTTTTAGCTCCGTCAGGTGCTACCCTATCCTCCGGCAATAATCATAATTAAAACATCACCGGCGAAAAAATTTGATCGCGCACATCAATACAAACAAAAAAACGTGTTGGCCTTCACCAACACGCATCAAAAAGGCACCTCACCTTAATTAATCAACACAAATTACTGCTTACTGGCAAAACTCTTGAGCTTTTCTTTCATTTCGGCCTCATATTGCTGGTACAACTTATACTGGTCGGCGGTTAGCGCGGTTTTCAGGTCGGCATCCTTTGCTTTTTGGATAGACATAGCCTGGCGAAATTTCGCCATCCGGCCGCCGTCGCCTTTAAGTATCGGGTCGAACTGAAGGGCGTATTTAAGGTTAATAGCCTGTACCTTTACTACCTGGTTGGTATCCAGCTGTAGCTTAGTTTTCATTAATGTAGTTTGGTAAGCGGCCCTTTGCTCGGGGGTTTTACTTTTAAGCGCCTGGGCTGCATCCTGCGCCAGCGTTGCCTGGGCCATAAATAACATGGCTACCGCTAAATAGGCTGTTAAACGATGAATTGCTTTTTTCATGATTTGTTGGTTTGTTAAATATATTAGTTTTTACTACGATATGGAATAATTTGTACCGCTGTTAAGCATCAACGCAGCCTTGTTACCACCTAAAAAATGTGATGGTGATTGGATTGAAACTAATGGCGAACTATCACTACCCGCCTGGCCGCAACGGGCCGCGCAACTACAGCGGGCCTAACAACTACACGGCGTACCGGTGCTACTACTACTGGCCTACGCGTAACTACTACTACACGCCGGGCCGGAGCTGCAACTAATACGCGTGTTTGAGCCTGGGCATCAATGCCGCTTGCAAAGACCAGGGCAACAATCAGAATGATCTTTTTCATAGGTTTTTTATGTGTGTTAAAAATTGTTATTGATTAACCGATAGATAGACAGCAGGCAAAGCCTCTGGTTTTCCGGAACGGGACGAAACGCCGGTGTTGGTGGGTGAAGGGGCTGTAGGGCTGGGCGAAGCGCTATCTGTTTTAATAATATGGCCCGGTTTAAACCAGCTGATGAAGCCCCACAAGTTGAGTTTAAAAGGGTTATAGCTTAAAAAACCGGTGGTTAGGCCATAGTTCACCTTTTCTGTTTCAGGTTGATAGGTGTTAAAAAGCCGGTCCCAGATGATGAGCACGCCGCCAAAATTTTTATCGATATAAATAGGGTTCATGCCATGATGCACCCGGTGCGATGATGGCGTATCTAATACCTTTTCTACCACACCCAGGGTACCTACCGCCTCGGTATGCAAAAAAAACTGGTAGGCCAGGTTGAGCGCGTACGACAGGACGATATAATCGGTAGGCAGCCCGAGCAATGCCGCCGGAATAAAAAACAGCGGACTAATGATGGCCGAAAACCAGTTGAGGCGATAAGCCGCCGTTAAGTTAAGGCGCATAGCCGAGTGATGGATAAGATGAAAGGCCCACAAGGGTTTCCAGCTATGCGATACGCGGTGGAACCAATAGTAAATAAAGTCGGCGGTGATAAAGGTGAGTACAAACACCCAACCATTATGCGGCAGTTTAACCGGCGCTAATTTTGCAAAAACACCCAGCAGAGCCAACTGGTAACCCGCAAAAAAGTATTTGGAGAGCTGAAAGCCGACAAAAACCGACAGGTTTGAAAGTGTTTCTTTCACTTGGTAAGCGCCGATATTTTTGCGCCAGCTCCAGATGATCTCGGCAGTAATTAAGCCGAACAGAAATAGCAGGATATAAATAGAGTATGGGCCAAATTGATGTTGCATGATGTTGCATTTTTATGCGTGCCTTAACTAACACAGCATAAAATTGAGCAACAAAAGAATGATTAGGCTGCCTGAACCCGGCGAAACTGAAAAACCAGGGGGTGAAGCGTATCAGCGGTTCATCCAGGCCTTAAACTCGGGCGTGCGTACCTTGCTGATCAGGATGCGCTCGGTAGGTTCGGGCTTACACCCTTGTAATACGACAGTGGTTGATGATAAACTGGGAGAGATCTGTGTTTCAATACGGGTGCCTGTACTGACCAAGAAGGCTCCATCCAAAGCTCAAAAAAATAAATGATTGTGCCCTAATAAAGGGAAAGCGACAAGATGCAGGCCGGTTAAGACATTTAACTGGATAGATACCGGCCCGCATATTTGCGTCAATAAAAAGATTATTTTTGCTGAATACTGCTCAAGCTATTAACTTTCTTAATTAGTTGATTAATCTGCGCTTGTTGTTTCTTTGATGTACTCTGTTGTGTGGTAATGGTTGCATTTTGCTTTTGGAGTTGTTTATCTTTTTGAATAAGGTATAACGTTAACTCTTCAACTTTCTGCAACAAAAGTTGATTCATCTTTCCCAAATCCAAACCCTCCTTAGCTGCTTGTTCAGCAGAGGGAACATTGGGCAAATGATGGTTTTCTTTAAGGTATATGTAAAGGTTGTTTAAAGATGTTAATTTGTAATCATCGTTAAAAACATAATCAGCCAGTGGTCCATTAAGATCCACTTTAACGCTTTGCGCATGGATGGTGCCTTTTACAGTCAATTTTTCATCCGGCACTGCTGTCCCTATGCCCACGTTGCCTGCAAAATAATTATTATTGGTTGTACCGTTAAAAAATGCAGTTCCTCCCATACTTGCGCCATGAGAGTTTACATAACTATCCAAATCAGTTTTATAAGAATATGTCGGTCCATTTGTTTGCTGATAAGGCAAAGCATTCTGTATCCCATCGTACACTGTCACATTAGGGTTAGCAGGCGCATTAACATAATAGGTTGTGGAGCCACCTTTAATCCAGATAACAATTACCTGATTGTTGCTGCTGGTTGAACAGTCCATCCAACCAGCAATAAAGGCTGTATTTGTAACCTGATTGTTTTGTTGGATATCGGCATCAATAAAATTTGACCCATTGCCCCAACTGGTTACATGAAACCTGAACTTAGCTATCATACTACCACGCCACGTTGCATCTAAATGGACACTCGACCGTCCAATTTCCAATTCCGTGGCTTTGTCATTGGCCCAATAAACATCCGTAAACACGACAGGATAAAATTTATCACCATCGCCCTGTACTGTAAAACTGGCGAAATATTGGGCAAAGCTAACTTTCGATACTGTCAAAATAAACAGAACGATAACGATAGAAGCGATTTTTTTCATGATAGGTTTGATTACTTATGTTGGTTATTAGTTATTCTTTCTCATCTGCCTGCGAAACAAATAATCAAAATCCGGCAGCTATCCACGCCACATTTTTACGACTTGTAATTTTTGTATAGTGCGACTTATAATCACGCTATGTTATATAGATATGTCGTTTCTTTATATTCTTGATATTCTATACTATTTAATATCAAATCTACCGACTTCAAAAGTTTAAGACTACAATAGCTCAAAAAATATTTTGCGATTGCTTGCGCTGCCTACAGATCAAACGTATCAGCGGTTCATCCAGGCCTTAAACTCGGGCGTGCGTACCTTGCTGATCAGGATGCGCTCGGTAGGTTCGGGCTTAACCTTTACCAGCAGGCGGCCGTTAAAATAAAACTCAACCTCGGTAATGCAGCCACGGTTGACGATGAACTGGCGGTTGGCTCTAAAAAATAATTGCGGATCGAGTAATTGCTCCAGTTGTTCCATCGTAAATTCCATTACGTACTGGTGGCCGTCGGTGGTGTGGGCGTAAACCAGTTCGCTAGCAGTATAAAACCAGGCAATTTTAGCTGTTTCAACCGGGATCAGCTTATCGCGAAAATGTACCAGAAACGATTTTTTGTACGAACGGGTGAGTTGATCAATTTGCTGTAGCACCTGGCTGATACGGCCATTGTCGGCGGCTTCGGCTGGCGGCTGGCCCGTAAGGCTCCTAAACTTTTTAAGCGCATTGCCAATCTCCTTTTCATCAAACGGTTTCAGTATATAATCAATCCCGTTATTTTTAAAGGCCTGGATGGCATAATCGTTATAGGCTGTTACAAAAATAACAGGGCTGGTAATATCAACCGCTTTAAAAATATCGAATGATAGCCCGTCGGCCAGCCTGATATCCATCATAATAAGGTCGTAACCGTCCGTAGAGCAGTTAAACCATTCTACAGCCTCGCTTACCGATGCCAGGGTAGCAGCAATGGTTATGCTGCCATCCACCAACTGCAACAGGTGCGCAAGGTTGCGCGCGGTTACGGCCTCATCTTCAACTACAGCTATACGCAACGCTTTCATGTAGTAAGGGGTAATTTAACCGTAAAATATTCGTGGGTTTTGCTAATCTCAATTTCGCTTTGCATCATAATTTTAAAGCGTTCGTTCAGGTTGGCCAGTCCTAATCCATTGCTGCTTTCGGGCGCAGGTATCTGGCGGATGTTATTAGTAATTACCAGTTTGGCAGGTTGTTGCTGCGCAGCAAAGCCAGAACTAACGGTATCAGAAGCAGCTTCTCCCCTGCTTCCTAAGCTCTCGCTGGTCCCAACTAAATATTCTCCACTCCCCACTAACCCTTCCCCAACCATACTCTCCATATAAATACGTACCCTTAAGGGCTTTTTACGGGTGGCGGCATTGTGTTTCACCGCGTTTTCCAACAATGGCTGTAACGATAAATGCGGTAGCTTTAAATTACGCATTTGCGAAGGTATATCCACATCAAGCTCAAAGGCATCTTCCAGCCGCATGGTAATTAGTTGGGCAAACGATTGCAGCATGGTTAGCTCTTCATCCAGGCTTACCAGGTTTACCTTAGCGTGGGTAATAGCGTACCTAAAAACGTTGGAGAGTTCGCGCAGGTATTTTTGTGCCAGGTCCGGATCTTCGCGGATAACGCCCGAAAGACTGCTTAAGGCGTTAAACAAAAAGTGCGGATTCATTTGTTCTTTAAGCAGCTCCAGTTCGGCGGCCATGTAGGCGCTTTTTAAATGTTCGTGTGCTATTTCTTTTTCTTTACCCTCGCGCAGCAACAGGATAATTTTGACAACAATGCCGATCAGGACGGTACTGAGCAAAAACCGGCCAAAATGCCCCGGCCAGAAAAACCGGCGCAGAGAGCTATCGGCAAACAGGCTAAACTGCAGGCTTATGCTCAGAATGGCTGTACCGGCAATTACAAAGGCATTGGCGGCATAATAAAGTATAAGCCGTTTTTGCTGACGGCAAATGGCTATCCGGCTGCTTCTTTGTAGGTTAAGATAAAACATAAGGTAGCAAAAAAGCAGGTTAAACCCGGCCTGGAAACTTAGCTCGGCCAGGTTAAAATGCCAGTAACGTGCAACAACGCCATTCTCGCGCAAGG
Proteins encoded in this window:
- a CDS encoding dicarboxylate/amino acid:cation symporter → MPKNKLTLFIFIALVAGVVAGYIYNITVLKPYNDRLANAEATIKTLDNRIVLLKDTTLADYKDLKVQRSAQLKIRKENDTIREDKLEGFTILSDIFLRLIKMIVAPLVFTTLVVGVAKVGDISAVGRIGGKTMLWFISATLISLLVGMVLVNLYQPGSHMHIPLPDSHLGTDIKKSALSLKEFMNHVVPKSFIEAMANNEILQIVVFAIFFGVATAAVGAQGLIVIKAMDAIAHVIMKITGYVMKLAPLAVFGAITAIVAKQGLGILSTYAIFIGEFYSGLLLLWLIIIMAGFVVLKKRVFTLVSSIKDAMLIAFGTSTSEAAYPRVLIELERFGCKDKIVSFVLPLGYSFNLDGSMMYMTFASLFIAQAYNIHLSTAQQFTMLLILMLTSKGIAGVPRASLVVIAGTISAFNIPEAGLALLIGIDPLLDMGRSATNVLGNAMATAVVSKWEGEMEE
- a CDS encoding RNA polymerase sigma factor, which gives rise to MSSKEAVFKQIFEANSKKIFHLCYGYTGDDDAANDLLQETFLKVWQNLDKFRNQAMISTWIYRIAVNTCLTYLRSEKRQAKEELTPLIADTRREEFSEKNEQVALLYKCISKLEESERIIITMVLDELPYPEIADISGISEGNLRVKIYRIKQKLTDLYNHYERL
- a CDS encoding sterol desaturase family protein — translated: MQHQFGPYSIYILLFLFGLITAEIIWSWRKNIGAYQVKETLSNLSVFVGFQLSKYFFAGYQLALLGVFAKLAPVKLPHNGWVFVLTFITADFIYYWFHRVSHSWKPLWAFHLIHHSAMRLNLTAAYRLNWFSAIISPLFFIPAALLGLPTDYIVLSYALNLAYQFFLHTEAVGTLGVVEKVLDTPSSHRVHHGMNPIYIDKNFGGVLIIWDRLFNTYQPETEKVNYGLTTGFLSYNPFKLNLWGFISWFKPGHIIKTDSASPSPTAPSPTNTGVSSRSGKPEALPAVYLSVNQ
- a CDS encoding tail fiber protein; the protein is MKKIASIVIVLFILTVSKVSFAQYFASFTVQGDGDKFYPVVFTDVYWANDKATELEIGRSSVHLDATWRGSMIAKFRFHVTSWGNGSNFIDADIQQNNQVTNTAFIAGWMDCSTSSNNQVIVIWIKGGSTTYYVNAPANPNVTVYDGIQNALPYQQTNGPTYSYKTDLDSYVNSHGASMGGTAFFNGTTNNNYFAGNVGIGTAVPDEKLTVKGTIHAQSVKVDLNGPLADYVFNDDYKLTSLNNLYIYLKENHHLPNVPSAEQAAKEGLDLGKMNQLLLQKVEELTLYLIQKDKQLQKQNATITTQQSTSKKQQAQINQLIKKVNSLSSIQQK
- a CDS encoding LytR/AlgR family response regulator transcription factor, which translates into the protein MKALRIAVVEDEAVTARNLAHLLQLVDGSITIAATLASVSEAVEWFNCSTDGYDLIMMDIRLADGLSFDIFKAVDITSPVIFVTAYNDYAIQAFKNNGIDYILKPFDEKEIGNALKKFRSLTGQPPAEAADNGRISQVLQQIDQLTRSYKKSFLVHFRDKLIPVETAKIAWFYTASELVYAHTTDGHQYVMEFTMEQLEQLLDPQLFFRANRQFIVNRGCITEVEFYFNGRLLVKVKPEPTERILISKVRTPEFKAWMNR
- a CDS encoding sensor histidine kinase; translated protein: MDKNERRICWYSSLLIALMMNSAKLLALRENGVVARYWHFNLAELSFQAGFNLLFCYLMFYLNLQRSSRIAICRQQKRLILYYAANAFVIAGTAILSISLQFSLFADSSLRRFFWPGHFGRFLLSTVLIGIVVKIILLLREGKEKEIAHEHLKSAYMAAELELLKEQMNPHFLFNALSSLSGVIREDPDLAQKYLRELSNVFRYAITHAKVNLVSLDEELTMLQSFAQLITMRLEDAFELDVDIPSQMRNLKLPHLSLQPLLENAVKHNAATRKKPLRVRIYMESMVGEGLVGSGEYLVGTSESLGSRGEAASDTVSSGFAAQQQPAKLVITNNIRQIPAPESSNGLGLANLNERFKIMMQSEIEISKTHEYFTVKLPLTT